TACTGCCGCAAAACTTGCAGAAGTAATTGCTAAGAGTAATAAGAAAGTTATAATCTTGGATTTAGATTTAAGAAAAGCTAGTGTACATAATGAATTTAATATTCCTAATAATATTGGGTTTAGTAACTATTTAACTAAACAAAATACTCTTGAAGAAGTTATCAAAAAAACTTCTGAAGAAAACATTGATATTATTACAACTGGAGTATTACCTCCTAATCCTTCTGAATTAATACTTATGGATGAGACAAAAGATACAATTGAGTTATTAAAACAAACTTATGATTATGTTATTATAGATACTCCACCTGTTGGACTAGTAACTGATGCGTTGATTTTGATGAACTATACTGATATTACATTCTTTATTGTTAGAGCTAATTATACTAGAAAAGAGTTTATTAAAAATCTTGATAGACTTAGCAAAGAGCACTCACACAATCACATTGGTATGATATTAAACGGTGTTGAGATTGGTGATAAGTATGGATATGGTTATGGTGTTAGTTATGGATATGGTTATGGAAATGACAAATACTACAAAGGTAGATAAATAAGATTAAGAATCAAATAAAGTTATTCTTTATTTGGTTCTTATCAAATACCTCTTTTAATTTACTCGTTTGAGTAAACTCTTTCAAAGAATCAAAATACTTCATTGCATGAATATCGCTTCCTACAAAATCTACTAAATGATTATCCACTAAATATTGAGCAGCTTTTTTAGGTTTTTTACCATAGAAGCTGTTTAAGGAATTTAAATTTATTTGAAATAATAAGCCTAAGTCTTTTAAACTATTGTATCTACTTAAATCTGAAGAGTAATAAGTATATCTTTCGGGATGAGCTAGAACTGGTTTATAACCTGCAGATAAAAGCTCAAATATCACTTGTTCTATTCCAAAAGGTTTTGTGGTATATGAAAACTCAAATAAAACATAATTATCACCAAATGTTAATAAATCTTTTGCTCTTATTAAATCAATAAAATGTTCGTCATAGTAATACTCTGCTGCCATTTCAAATATGATATCAATATTTTGTTTACGTAATTCTTCTTTTACTTGATTGTAACCTAGTGTAATAGTTTCTTTTGTATTTGGAAATCGGTGGCTCATTATATGAGGTGTAGTGATAATCTTTTTATATCCTAGGGATTGCATTTCTTTTATAATTGAAATACTTTCATCAAGAGTTTTAACACCATCGT
This sequence is a window from Poseidonibacter parvus. Protein-coding genes within it:
- a CDS encoding tyrosine-protein phosphatase produces the protein MFSKLFSKIKNKKHHLWECYTTDIHSHLIPSIDDGVKTLDESISIIKEMQSLGYKKIITTPHIMSHRFPNTKETITLGYNQVKEELRKQNIDIIFEMAAEYYYDEHFIDLIRAKDLLTFGDNYVLFEFSYTTKPFGIEQVIFELLSAGYKPVLAHPERYTYYSSDLSRYNSLKDLGLLFQINLNSLNSFYGKKPKKAAQYLVDNHLVDFVGSDIHAMKYFDSLKEFTQTSKLKEVFDKNQIKNNFI